In Thermosphaera sp., a genomic segment contains:
- a CDS encoding ABC transporter ATP-binding protein has product MAVIKILGVDVHYEDYEALSNITLDVSPGEVVSIIGPNGSGKTTLLKTIDKIVKPFKGSILIDGKNINKLNWRELAKKVSYCPQKVNTLGTTTVIDFVLTGRRPYVNFAYSKLDYEKAYDALRMVNCCELAFRRLDQLSGGELQRVLIARAIVAEPKVLLMDEPTSSLDPRYQVEILELVKKFSRTRNLSVIMSLHDLTHAYRFSDKIVVLKRGRIIAAGRPSEVLTEEIILKAFDVKAKVLEDLKVVVIESVV; this is encoded by the coding sequence ATGGCGGTCATAAAGATACTTGGAGTTGACGTCCACTACGAGGACTATGAAGCTCTAAGCAATATCACGCTAGACGTTTCTCCGGGGGAAGTAGTATCCATAATTGGTCCTAACGGTAGCGGGAAGACAACCCTCCTTAAAACTATAGATAAGATAGTAAAGCCATTCAAAGGTTCCATACTGATCGATGGGAAAAATATTAACAAGTTGAATTGGCGCGAGTTAGCTAAGAAAGTTAGCTACTGTCCCCAGAAAGTGAATACTCTGGGAACCACTACTGTCATTGATTTCGTGCTTACCGGTCGAAGACCATATGTTAATTTCGCGTATAGTAAGTTGGATTACGAGAAAGCATATGATGCACTACGCATGGTTAATTGCTGTGAATTAGCATTTAGGAGACTCGACCAGCTTAGTGGTGGGGAGTTGCAAAGGGTTTTGATAGCTAGAGCTATTGTTGCAGAACCGAAAGTATTATTAATGGATGAGCCAACCTCCAGTCTGGACCCTAGATACCAGGTTGAAATATTAGAGCTTGTTAAAAAATTCTCGAGAACTAGGAACCTCTCCGTAATAATGTCCCTTCACGATTTAACACACGCCTACAGGTTTTCTGATAAGATCGTCGTGCTTAAGAGAGGTAGAATAATAGCTGCAGGTCGACCGAGCGAAGTGTTGACCGAAGAGATCATACTTAAAGCGTTCGATGTAAAAGCAAAAGTGCTCGAGGATCTAAAGGTCGTCGTCATTGAAAGCGTTGTATAG